A part of Daphnia pulex isolate KAP4 chromosome 6, ASM2113471v1 genomic DNA contains:
- the LOC124195637 gene encoding uncharacterized protein LOC124195637 has product MLRARKKDVRIKPNRKLDKRSSRGMLYENEELRLRTIEINAEVERGQTDIKKLRRENDHLRREMWALRDEYERLEKLIKHLDLAGTGSEHHHHRGQHHSDGEGGGGTGREDYDEEDDDDEDRASQPSLNGRNSNSEGSEDDDREADDTEPVDGVPMGISRSKSQTAMSSSDFHHSTSAPASANSKLDSACYCHDATLASANCDLHRISGLGGAVYVECGNPDKDNIENYQKAYGRMPRRCSSAGAKVYVSTQHFHPHTSAPAAPASSSAAASADANSRVCYESLSAVKSRYSTSGMEDEDGYAACSHPVRVDLREFLHPVEHPSGCPNHFSVEAGHGMMPPNTPPPPIPSPVTPTTITTAIHHPARRGDDLAVDEGESSGVDPDDEGPSNAIASGAGFPPDTPSEDGEFNLDHLVNIVRSFQQEQQLHQSGLIVATCSGSPPTPTSPDVLVEEAEDDASSNRSSSPGASGMATIKRRPLSSGNAQQQQRHRQMAIIEKESAGGRSAVDVVTEMMRSPRAIAESSSTDVCGSSGRATGWSSVPQRRNSFSSSTSSSASGSPTATHSSTVVFLNNNNNNTNNINNNKKLAGSSGYLGSGRGGSLVQGPDTTMAVTATTFSTTTTTTIDGIVVTSTRKSSSPIRIVHPSHVLPLPPPPVSSYDVPRALEPAAMMATHQGQQGAGQHSYGGALSRRRADETGRGLGDGNCLSVYPLPDGDASASLLRLHAVDPHTVSFDLKDLTAARSVTVQEVIDQLEQQLDPTRCHVRGVRMLAGTLFFISLDSFRSLQYLLRHSFRLRGHRVRLTDVSAQTWIVSLSGVPHYISDATVSLLLAAFGTIVGDVERRFFHGVDTGERLVRFRLKGHAKLPRHITVGGCRIQVRRMSPAPNSSQRDLHSDMGGFGPGPVNTLNPTGMNRRIRLDSQADDDNSTDFAFSSTAPEPATSSTVTGESHYGTIQSNSADSGRKSGPKIGRSFEYRSQLRVDLRMSAEVPVPSLLSEDPPSSSTGSAATVLVAQGNRVSTTPNCPVCEQQQHSTLAQSTPGGLQPQIRPQLATPQPTTAPPMVIHRCRHHESGVVGSPVGPGVPVAVPSSAVPSGEGRVHRESPPKSRVSVNFDETAAISSGSRISSGTGTSRPSNTKTSTSTSSNGILRKSVSGEEPATESGNDGSNSATGSTDGGQGKGKNGLRLGAAKKTARSFSLVDTFRVNKERRKPVVRVETVIENTSAANPEEGVRTLVVRRDSTESSSRSSRSSRKSNELPWCGCWGNGCL; this is encoded by the coding sequence ATGTTGCGTGCCCGCAAAAAGGATGTGCGCATCAAGCCCAACCGAAAGCTGGACAAGCGCTCGTCGCGCGGGATGCTCTACGAGAACGAAGAGCTTCGCCTCCGCACTATCGAGATCAACGCCGAAGTGGAACGCGGCCAGACGGATATTAAGAAACTCCGCAGAGAGAACGACCACCTACGACGGGAGATGTGGGCATTGCGTGACGAGTACGAGAGACTCGAGAAACTCATCAAGCACCTCGACCTGGCCGGCACCGGGTCggagcaccaccaccaccgcggCCAACATCACTCGGACGGCGAGGGCGGCGGAGGCACCGGAAGGGAAGATTATGAcgaagaggacgacgacgacgaagacagGGCCAGTCAGCCAAGTCTCAATGGGCGCAACAGCAACTCGGAGGGCAGCGAGGATGACGACAGGGAAGCCGACGACACTGAACCGGTCGACGGAGTACCGATGGGCATAAGCCGCAGCAAATCCCAAACGGCCATGTCCAGTTCCGACTTCCATCATTCAACCTCGGCTCCAGCTTCCGCTAATTCGAAACTCGACTCTGCGTGCTACTGCCACGACGCCACATTGGCCTCCGCTAATTGTGACCTACATCGGATCTCGGGACTCGGCGGGGCCGTCTACGTCGAGTGCGGCAATCCCGACAAGGATAATatcgaaaattaccaaaaagCTTACGGCAGGATGCCCAGGCGTTGCAGTTCGGCAGGTGCCAAGGTCTACGTTTCCACTCAGCACTTTCATCCGCACACATCCGCTCCGGCTGCGCCCGCTTCCtcgtcggcggcggcgtcTGCCGACGCCAACAGCCGCGTTTGCTACGAAAGTCTCTCGGCCGTCAAGAGCCGGTACAGTACGAGCGGGATGGAAGACGAGGACGGTTACGCGGCCTGCTCTCATCCGGTTCGCGTCGATTTGCGAGAGTTCCTCCACCCTGTCGAGCACCCGTCCGGCTGCCCCAACCACTTCTCGGTGGAAGCGGGTCACGGCATGATGCCCCCAAACACTCCTCCGCCGCCCATTCCGTCCCCAGTGACCCCAACCACCATCACGACGGCCATCCACCATCCGGCCCGCAGGGGAGACGATTTGGCAGTCGATGAAGGTGAAAGCAGCGGTGTCGATCCGGACGACGAGGGGCCCTCGAACGCCATCGCAAGTGGAGCCGGCTTTCCGCCGGACACGCCCAGCGAGGACGGCGAATTCAATTTGGACCATCTGGTCAACATCGTGCGCAGCttccagcaggagcagcagctcCATCAAAGCGGTTTGATCGTGGCCACCTGTTCAGGTTCACCGCCGACGCCCACGTCGCCGGACGTTTTGGTCGAGGAGGCGGAAGACGACGCGTCCAGCAACCGCTCCTCCAGCCCCGGAGCCAGCGGAATGGCCACGATCAAACGTCGGCCACTGTCGTCTGGCAACgcgcagcaacagcagcgccaTCGACAGATGGCCATCATCGAAAAAGAGTCGGCAGGCGGTCGATCGGCAGTGGATGTCGTAACAGAGATGATGCGATCGCCAAGGGCCATTGCGGAATCCTCATCGACAGATGTGTGCGGTAGTAGCGGAAGAGCCACCGGATGGTCATCGGTGCCACAGCGCCGGAATTCCTTTTCCTCCTCAACATCTTCGTCGGCTTCCGGCTCTCCAACGGCCACCCATTCCAGCACTGTCGTcttcctcaacaacaacaacaacaataccaACAACATCAATAACAATAAGAAATTGGCCGGAAGTAGCGGCTATTTGGGGAGTGGGCGTGGCGGCAGCCTCGTTCAGGGTCCCGATACGACCATGGCCGTGACGGCCACAACATTttcgacgacaacgacgacgaccatcGACGGAATCGTCGTCACATCGACGCGGAAGAGCTCGTCGCCCATCCGAATCGTCCACCCGTCACACGTGTTACctctgccgccgccgcccgtgTCCAGCTACGACGTTCCCAGAGCGCTGGAACCTGCGGCCATGATGGCGACTCATCAAGGCCAGCAAGGAGCGGGCCAGCACTCTTACGGTGGCGCCCTGAGTCGACGGCGGGCGGATGAGACAGGGCGAGGGTTGGGCGATGGAAACTGTTTGAGTGTCTATCCGCTGCCGGACGGCGATGCATCCGCCTCGCTGCTCCGCCTCCACGCCGTCGACCCGCATACGGTCAGCTTCGATTTGAAGGATCTGACAGCGGCCCGGTCCGTCACCGTTCAGGAGGTGATCGATCAGCTGGAGCAGCAGCTGGACCCGACTCGCTGTCATGTCCGTGGTGTCCGCATGCTGGCCGGCACGCTCTTCTTTATTAGTCTCGACTCGTTCCGCTCCCTCCAATATCTGCTGCGGCATTCGTTTCGACTCAGGGGCCATCGCGTTCGGCTGACGGACGTTTCGGCTCAGACGTGGATCGTCTCGCTCAGCGGCGTCCCGCACTACATCAGCGACGCCACCGTCTCGCTGCTATTGGCTGCATTCGGGACGATAGTCGGCGACGTTGAGCGTCGATTCTTCCACGGCGTCGACACCGGGGAGCGGCTTGTCCGCTTCCGGCTGAAAGGACACGCCAAATTGCCCAGGCACATCACTGTCGGCGGCTGCCGCATTCAAGTCCGACGAATGTCACCGGCGCCAAACTCATCTCAACGCGATCTCCATTCCGACATGGGCGGGTTTGGCCCGGGACCCGTCAACACCTTGAATCCGACCGGAATGAATCGACGCATTCGACTCGACTCTCAAGCCGATGACGACAACTCGACGGACTTTGCGTTCAGTTCGACGGCGCCGGAACCGGCAACTTCGTCAACCGTGACAGGAGAGAGCCATTACGGAACCATTCAATCCAATTCGGCGGATTCGGGTCGAAAATCCGGGCCGAAAATCGGGCGATCATTCGAGTACCGAAGTCAATTGCGGGTCGATTTGAGAATGTCGGCTGAAGTGCCCGTTCCTTCGCTGTTGAGTGAAGAtccgccgtcgtcgtcaacAGGATCGGCAGCCACGGTCCTTGTGGCCCAGGGCAATCGAGTTTCGACGACGCCCAACTGCCCGGTCtgcgagcagcagcagcacagcactcTGGCTCAGTCGACGCCGGGCGGATTACAGCCGCAAATCCGACCGCAATTGGCGACACCTCAACCGACAACAGCCCCGCCGATGGTCATCCATAGGTGCCGGCATCACGAGTCCGGCGTCGTTGGATCTCCTGTCGGACCGGGCGTTCCGGTAGCGGTTCCCTCGTCGGCGGTGCCGTCGGGCGAAGGTCGAGTCCATCGGGAGTCTCCGCCCAAATCGCGAGTCTCAGTCAACTTTGACGAGACGGCGGCCATATCTTCCGGAAGTCGAATCAGCTCCGGGACCGGAACCAGTCGGCCAAGTAATACGAAAACATCCACGTCAACCTCGTCTAATGGGATCCTACGGAAGAGCGTCTCTGGCGAGGAGCCTGCGACTGAGAGCGGAAATGACGGAAGCAACTCTGCAACCGGATCCACGGATGGCGGTCAGGGCAAAGGCAAGAACGGACTCCGACTGGGCGCCGCCAAAAAGACGGCCCGCAGCTTCTCGCTCGTCGACACCTTCCGGGTGAATAAAGAGCGCCGCAAGCCAGTTGTCCGCGTCGAAACCGTCATTGAGAACACTTCGGCTGCCAATCCGGAGGAAGGCGTGCGGACGCTGGTCGTACGGCGGGATTCGACCGAAAGCAGCAGCCGGAGTAGTCGAAGCAGTCGCAAGAGCAACGAGCTGCCTTGGTGCGGATGCTGGGGCAACGGATGCCTCTAG